One window of the Runella slithyformis DSM 19594 genome contains the following:
- the ispE gene encoding 4-(cytidine 5'-diphospho)-2-C-methyl-D-erythritol kinase: MITFPNAKINIGLHITEKRSDGFHNLESCFYPVGWSDVLEVIPATEFSFSSSGIDIPGDPAKNLCVKAYELLKKDFSLPPLSMHLLKIVPIGAGMGGGSSDAAFTLSLLNQVYDLKLSTEALENYARTLGSDCAFFIQNKPVYCYEKGDRFADIPLSLQGKYIVLVYPNLHISTAEAYAGVKPQAPKVNLLEALQRPPAEWRHSIQNDFEKGLFEKYTVLPELKAKMYALGAEYAAMTGSGSTIYGIFEKEVDLQNNFNQYTVWKGELL, encoded by the coding sequence ATGATTACTTTCCCCAACGCCAAGATCAACATTGGCCTGCACATTACCGAAAAACGCTCCGACGGTTTTCACAACCTCGAATCCTGTTTTTATCCCGTTGGCTGGAGTGATGTACTGGAGGTGATTCCCGCCACTGAGTTCAGCTTCTCTTCTTCAGGGATTGATATTCCCGGCGACCCTGCCAAAAATCTCTGCGTGAAAGCGTACGAATTGCTCAAAAAGGACTTTTCGCTGCCTCCGTTGTCGATGCACCTGCTTAAGATCGTTCCGATCGGGGCCGGTATGGGTGGAGGCTCTTCCGATGCAGCCTTTACACTTTCGCTGCTGAATCAGGTATATGACCTGAAACTCTCCACTGAAGCGTTGGAAAACTACGCCCGAACGCTGGGGAGCGACTGCGCCTTTTTTATTCAAAACAAACCCGTTTATTGCTACGAAAAAGGCGACCGGTTTGCCGATATTCCGCTTTCGCTCCAAGGAAAATACATTGTGTTAGTATACCCCAACCTTCATATCTCTACCGCCGAAGCCTACGCCGGCGTGAAACCCCAAGCCCCAAAGGTAAATTTATTGGAAGCCTTGCAACGCCCGCCGGCAGAATGGCGTCATAGTATACAGAATGATTTTGAAAAAGGACTGTTTGAGAAATACACAGTTTTGCCCGAACTAAAGGCTAAAATGTACGCATTGGGGGCCGAGTATGCCGCCATGACGGGTTCAGGGTCGACCATTTACGGTATTTTTGAGAAAGAGGTCGATTTGCAGAACAATTTCAATCAATACACCGTTTGGAAAGGAGAGTTATTATAG
- the serA gene encoding phosphoglycerate dehydrogenase — protein MLTNTLEQTYYVIDFDSTFTQVEGLDELANIALAGNPNREKVVQQIRDLTEIAMNGDMSFAEGLRRRIELLQANRNHIDALIEFLRAKISDSFLRNQAFLREYADSILILSSGFKEFIVPIVTELGLKEENVYANTFRFDADGNIIGVDEENVLSGDGGKVKLLQSLNLQGDVCAIGDGYTDYELRASGVANRFYAFTENVEREKVTKLADHIVPSLDEFLFLNNLPRSQSYPKSRIKILLLENVHPVARKAFEDEGFNVEFVKGALDEDELIEKIKDVTILGIRSKTMVTRRVLENAPRLIAIGAFCIGTNQIDLKTATDKGIAVFNAPYSNTRSVVELAVGEMIMLIRNVFPKSVGMHAGKWDKSANNSFEVRGKKLGLVGYGHIGTQLSVIGEALGMEVYFYDIVDKMPIGNAKKLKSLDELLQVADVLSLHIDGRKDNKNVIGKREFGLMKDGVVFLNLARGHVVDVEALVEALKSGKVGGAGLDVFPYEPKTNNEPFESELRGFPNVILTPHIGGSTEEAQEGIGHYVPERLLEYVNNGSTTGSVNVPEVQLPLLKGSHRLLHVHRNVPGILAKLNNIFARYNVNITGQYLKTNDQIGYVIMDVERSYVDGFVEEIKEMEETIKFRMLY, from the coding sequence ATGCTTACCAACACGCTCGAACAAACCTATTACGTCATTGACTTTGACAGCACCTTTACGCAGGTCGAAGGCTTGGACGAATTGGCCAACATTGCTCTTGCCGGCAATCCCAACCGCGAAAAAGTGGTGCAACAGATCCGTGACCTGACCGAGATCGCTATGAACGGCGACATGTCATTTGCCGAAGGACTGCGCCGACGCATCGAACTTTTGCAGGCCAATCGCAATCACATTGATGCGTTGATTGAATTTTTACGGGCCAAAATATCCGATTCCTTTCTGCGGAATCAGGCGTTCCTGCGCGAATACGCCGATTCGATCCTCATTCTATCCAGTGGTTTTAAGGAGTTCATTGTGCCGATCGTTACCGAGTTGGGACTGAAAGAAGAGAATGTATATGCCAACACGTTTCGATTCGATGCCGACGGCAACATTATCGGAGTAGACGAAGAAAATGTGCTTTCCGGCGACGGCGGTAAGGTAAAATTGCTCCAATCACTCAACCTTCAGGGTGATGTGTGCGCTATTGGCGACGGCTACACCGACTATGAACTCCGCGCTTCGGGAGTGGCCAATCGTTTTTACGCGTTTACGGAAAACGTTGAGCGGGAAAAAGTAACCAAGTTAGCCGACCATATTGTGCCGTCGTTGGATGAATTCCTGTTTTTAAACAATCTTCCGCGCTCACAATCCTACCCTAAGAGTCGCATCAAGATTTTGTTACTTGAAAACGTTCACCCGGTAGCCCGTAAAGCCTTTGAAGACGAAGGATTTAACGTAGAGTTTGTCAAAGGGGCTCTCGATGAGGATGAATTGATTGAAAAAATCAAAGACGTCACCATCTTAGGGATTCGCTCCAAAACCATGGTGACACGTCGCGTACTCGAAAATGCACCGCGCCTGATCGCCATCGGAGCATTTTGCATCGGAACCAACCAAATTGATTTAAAAACGGCCACCGACAAAGGAATAGCGGTTTTCAATGCTCCTTACAGTAATACCCGCTCAGTGGTGGAACTCGCCGTAGGCGAAATGATCATGCTGATTCGAAACGTATTTCCGAAAAGTGTGGGAATGCACGCCGGAAAGTGGGATAAATCGGCCAACAACAGCTTTGAAGTGCGTGGTAAAAAACTGGGTCTTGTGGGCTACGGTCACATCGGTACGCAGCTGTCGGTGATTGGCGAAGCCTTGGGAATGGAAGTGTATTTCTACGATATAGTAGATAAAATGCCCATCGGCAATGCCAAGAAACTCAAGTCGTTGGACGAATTGTTGCAGGTAGCCGACGTACTGAGCCTGCACATCGACGGTCGCAAAGACAATAAAAATGTGATCGGCAAGCGCGAGTTCGGGCTCATGAAAGATGGGGTGGTATTCCTGAATCTGGCCCGTGGACACGTAGTGGACGTGGAAGCGTTGGTAGAAGCGCTCAAAAGCGGAAAAGTAGGCGGCGCAGGACTGGACGTATTTCCGTATGAGCCCAAGACCAACAACGAACCCTTTGAAAGTGAGTTGCGCGGCTTCCCTAACGTGATCCTGACGCCGCACATCGGCGGCAGCACCGAAGAGGCGCAGGAGGGCATCGGACACTATGTGCCGGAGCGACTGCTGGAGTATGTCAACAATGGCAGCACCACGGGCAGTGTCAATGTACCGGAAGTGCAGTTGCCTTTGCTGAAAGGTTCCCACCGACTGTTGCATGTACACCGCAATGTACCGGGGATTTTGGCCAAGCTGAACAATATTTTTGCCCGTTACAATGTCAACATCACGGGGCAATACCTCAAAACCAACGACCAAATCGGATACGTTATCATGGACGTGGAGCGCAGTTACGTGGATGGTTTTGTGGAAGAGATCAAAGAGATGGAAGAAACCATCAAATTCCGGATGTTGTATTAA
- a CDS encoding glycoside hydrolase family 9 protein, with product MNPAQNPGKNVFSLVAFLIIFGIVPGINAQNTAKTYIRYNQVGYLASDRKVALALSKEPLNGQFVLQNGTTKEVVFKAPLRLSQTTPWSPFAYYYELDFSGFQTPGTYQIRLENVEAPSGTFTIGRYPAYQEQLLFFMRQQRCGYNPYTDQVCHRGDGRTFFGPLKDSSYIDASGGWHDAGDQLKYLITSSNATARMLLAYEWAKDRFTDTVDDLGHARPNGIPDVLDEAKWGLDWIHKMHPAPDQLYHQVADDRDHRGFKWPHKDNADYGWGQNSYRPVYFADGKPQGAGKYKSEATGIANLAGRCAAAMAIAARIWKNDLKDPIFAEKCLKAAIELYALGKQKEGYQQGNSYSQPYRYTEDTWADDMEWGAAELYKLTKKETYRTDAKRYARLIGTTSWMEKDTAAHYQLYPYVNVGHYALYDIADAKTKAELADYYRHNLERVTNKGLKNPYGVGVPFIWCSNNLVTAFVTQAILYERMTGDKRYRAALMAHRDWLLGRNPWGTSMFTGIPAHGDFPLDVHLPFWLFTKKVIPGGLIDGPLWETIHGKMVGLTLSEPDEFAEFQPNHVKYMDDIGDYSTNEPTMDGTADAIFMFAFFAIPGK from the coding sequence ATGAATCCTGCTCAAAACCCCGGAAAGAACGTTTTCAGCCTCGTTGCTTTTCTGATCATATTTGGTATTGTACCGGGCATCAACGCTCAAAATACGGCAAAAACCTACATCCGTTATAATCAGGTAGGCTACCTTGCTTCTGACCGAAAAGTAGCCTTGGCCCTTTCGAAAGAACCCCTGAACGGACAGTTTGTACTGCAAAACGGCACTACCAAAGAAGTCGTTTTTAAGGCCCCCCTGCGTCTGAGTCAAACTACTCCCTGGAGCCCTTTTGCGTATTATTACGAGCTTGATTTCAGCGGTTTTCAAACCCCGGGAACGTATCAGATTAGATTGGAAAACGTTGAGGCCCCATCGGGCACTTTTACCATCGGGCGCTACCCGGCGTATCAGGAGCAATTGCTCTTCTTCATGCGTCAGCAACGCTGCGGCTACAACCCCTACACCGATCAGGTCTGTCACCGAGGCGACGGCCGAACATTTTTCGGGCCGCTCAAAGACTCCTCCTACATCGACGCAAGCGGTGGCTGGCACGATGCCGGCGACCAGCTTAAATACCTCATCACGAGCAGTAATGCTACGGCCCGCATGCTCCTGGCCTACGAATGGGCCAAAGACCGTTTTACCGATACCGTAGATGACCTCGGCCATGCCCGCCCCAACGGCATTCCCGACGTACTCGACGAAGCCAAATGGGGATTGGACTGGATCCATAAAATGCACCCCGCTCCCGACCAACTGTACCATCAGGTCGCCGACGACCGCGACCACCGAGGCTTTAAATGGCCGCACAAAGACAATGCCGACTATGGTTGGGGGCAAAACAGCTACCGTCCGGTATATTTTGCGGATGGTAAACCTCAGGGAGCCGGTAAGTATAAAAGCGAAGCCACGGGCATCGCCAATCTGGCCGGGCGTTGCGCTGCCGCCATGGCTATTGCGGCCCGTATCTGGAAAAATGACCTGAAAGATCCGATCTTTGCCGAAAAATGCCTCAAAGCCGCCATTGAATTGTACGCTTTGGGCAAACAGAAAGAAGGCTATCAACAGGGAAACAGTTACAGCCAACCCTACCGCTATACCGAAGATACCTGGGCCGATGACATGGAATGGGGCGCGGCGGAATTGTATAAACTAACAAAAAAAGAAACGTACCGCACCGACGCCAAGCGCTACGCCCGCCTGATCGGAACCACGTCGTGGATGGAAAAAGATACGGCGGCGCATTATCAATTGTATCCCTATGTTAATGTAGGACATTACGCGCTGTACGACATTGCCGACGCTAAAACCAAAGCGGAATTGGCCGACTATTACCGCCATAATCTGGAACGGGTCACCAATAAAGGACTCAAAAACCCCTATGGCGTCGGCGTACCTTTTATTTGGTGTTCCAACAATTTGGTGACGGCGTTTGTGACGCAGGCCATTCTCTACGAGCGTATGACGGGCGACAAACGCTACCGGGCTGCCCTGATGGCCCACCGCGATTGGCTCCTGGGTCGTAATCCGTGGGGAACGTCGATGTTTACGGGCATTCCTGCCCACGGCGATTTTCCGCTGGATGTACACCTTCCGTTTTGGCTCTTTACCAAAAAGGTGATTCCGGGCGGTTTGATCGACGGGCCTTTGTGGGAAACCATCCACGGAAAAATGGTGGGGCTGACACTTTCCGAACCCGATGAGTTTGCCGAATTTCAGCCCAACCACGTCAAATACATGGACGATATCGGAGATTATTCCACCAATGAACCCACCATGGACGGGACCGCCGATGCCATTTTTATGTTTGCATTTTTTGCGATACCCGGTAAATAA
- a CDS encoding metallophosphoesterase family protein — MKILHTADWHLGKRLEQFSRLDEQKEVLNEICEIAEREAVDAVIIAGDLFDNFNPSSEAMELLYSTLHRLSNFGSRAVVAIAGNHDSPERIDAPDALARVSGILFVGSPNAQIQPFETRSGLKVTKTDKGFVEFQLPHHATPLRLILTPYANEIRLKTYLGIEKSEESLRELLEKHWQHLADTYCDDQGVNLLVTHLYVMRREDENPPEEPDDERPILHIGGAQAIFTENFPAQMQYVALGHLHRYHSVSKVPCPIVYSSSPLAYSFAEANQTKYAIIIEAEAGRPAEYREVALTKGKKLLRARFEQIEEALEWLCGCQEALVQLTIVTDHFLESADKKRLTEAHLGLMPIIPEIRTKTTGNDTSGKVVELEGSSMEELFIDFFKNSKEGKGQAPNESLLGVFKEILSLDDDEKL, encoded by the coding sequence ATGAAGATCCTGCATACGGCCGACTGGCATTTGGGAAAGAGATTAGAGCAGTTTTCGAGGCTGGACGAGCAGAAGGAAGTATTGAATGAAATTTGCGAAATTGCCGAACGGGAAGCAGTCGACGCCGTTATTATTGCCGGCGACTTATTCGACAACTTCAACCCTTCTTCGGAAGCGATGGAATTGCTTTACAGCACCTTACACCGACTTTCCAACTTTGGCAGCCGCGCCGTGGTAGCCATTGCCGGCAACCACGACTCTCCCGAGCGCATTGATGCCCCCGACGCACTGGCGCGGGTGTCGGGAATTTTGTTTGTGGGCTCACCCAACGCCCAAATCCAGCCCTTTGAAACGCGCAGCGGGCTGAAAGTCACCAAAACAGACAAGGGCTTTGTGGAATTTCAACTGCCCCATCACGCTACTCCCCTGCGCCTTATCCTCACGCCTTATGCCAATGAGATCCGTTTAAAGACATACTTGGGCATTGAAAAATCGGAAGAAAGCTTACGAGAGCTGCTCGAAAAGCACTGGCAGCACCTGGCCGATACCTATTGCGATGACCAAGGCGTTAACCTGTTGGTCACGCACCTGTACGTGATGCGACGGGAGGATGAGAACCCACCCGAAGAACCCGACGATGAGCGGCCCATTTTGCACATTGGCGGCGCACAGGCCATTTTTACTGAGAATTTCCCCGCCCAAATGCAGTACGTGGCGCTCGGGCATTTGCACCGGTACCATTCCGTCAGCAAAGTCCCCTGTCCTATTGTATACAGCAGCAGTCCGTTGGCATACAGTTTTGCCGAAGCCAACCAAACCAAATACGCGATCATCATTGAAGCCGAAGCCGGTCGCCCCGCAGAGTACCGCGAGGTGGCGTTGACGAAAGGAAAAAAACTGCTTCGGGCGCGGTTTGAACAAATAGAAGAAGCGCTGGAATGGCTGTGCGGCTGTCAGGAAGCGTTGGTGCAGTTGACCATTGTGACGGATCATTTTCTGGAATCGGCCGATAAAAAACGCCTGACGGAAGCTCACCTCGGCCTGATGCCGATCATTCCGGAGATACGCACCAAAACCACCGGTAACGACACCTCCGGCAAAGTTGTGGAGTTGGAAGGAAGCAGCATGGAAGAGCTGTTTATTGATTTTTTTAAAAACAGTAAAGAAGGCAAAGGACAGGCGCCCAACGAATCCTTGTTGGGGGTATTCAAAGAAATCCTGTCCCTTGACGACGACGAAAAATTATGA
- a CDS encoding SbcC/MukB-like Walker B domain-containing protein, with translation MIPVKLILQGIQSYREKQEIDFSQLTAAGLFGIFGKVGSGKSTVLEAITFVLYGDTERLNNRENRSYNLMNLRSDRLYIDLVFRTGHNPTTYRFVAEGKRSGKHFDQVKIDRKAYQWMPELNDWSPIAAENPAEKIIGLSYENFKRTVIIPQGRFQEFIELRDADRTRMMKELFQLERFELSDRVKRLMNRTENELQHIDGQRKSLGDVTPEVYAQTKTDLQNAQTLLKQGKEQLTRKQNEEKAIEALMKLFNRLLEIEEEIKKAEAQTELFQQRRQRLQQFEQCQLSFKPLFDRKQDIATYIRRDTEKQEVLQKAFDTLQDTLTKNQYALDELRPAHEKCSQSLVEIDDMKTIITLKKAETERNTLQKRIEDGKEKFRLRQGALKDRKTSYGKLKENKAALRNQLPDVTVLLEIRNWFDRKEGLLKEKEALKTQANDIVKKEKISVDAKSALFTEEILKLLPQISREQSFETIYEQIDIARRQLTQQAEALNPEILHLNTQKALQQYAGALQDGEPCPLCGAEHHPHTLTADTDYNALIRQLQQRQEQLKTTAAHTLGQLERQFSKVEKDLALVQSQKQEVKKYWDTKAEEIRAHEALFKWENADATDRKPVDLALEQAKSLQGTLNEVEKQLETEEKGIQQDEIELKEKYEKPIEKFGQEIASLDGTIQQATRQLKVLRLEEYSNADVPTLENRAQKREEELKSLIQQFERLDITVRKQRDEIGPLRGEIAGLKTNIANHQIDLKKITDEIRSLLHANQLASEESVAEILGWKLDAVREREVIADFDRNLFALRKERDDLQHTTKDQKLDPELYAALLKEIELLEQSIEKWTGELGRLTDTEQKQARQLQQQAELLAQKAALELRQTDLKTLEKLFKGSGFVNYVSSVYLQNLCNQANARFHRMTRQQLQLEINESNNFQVRDLLNDGKTRALNTLSGGQKFQAALSLALALADNVNSQITSQENFFFLDEGFGSLDRESLQTVFDTLKSLRKENRVVGVISHVEEMQQEIDRYLHITNDEERGSFVRLF, from the coding sequence ATGATACCGGTCAAACTTATATTACAGGGCATTCAGTCGTACCGAGAAAAACAGGAGATTGATTTTTCGCAACTCACCGCCGCCGGCCTTTTCGGGATTTTCGGCAAAGTGGGCAGCGGAAAATCGACGGTGCTGGAAGCCATCACGTTTGTACTTTACGGCGATACCGAGCGCCTCAACAACCGCGAAAACCGCAGCTATAATCTGATGAACCTGCGCTCCGACCGGCTGTATATTGATCTGGTATTTCGGACGGGCCACAACCCAACCACATACCGGTTCGTGGCCGAAGGCAAGCGCAGCGGCAAGCATTTTGACCAAGTCAAGATTGACCGCAAAGCCTATCAATGGATGCCCGAGCTCAACGACTGGTCGCCCATTGCGGCGGAAAACCCCGCCGAAAAAATCATCGGGCTCAGTTACGAAAACTTCAAACGGACCGTCATCATCCCGCAGGGGCGTTTTCAGGAATTTATCGAACTCCGCGACGCCGACCGCACGCGCATGATGAAAGAACTCTTTCAGCTCGAACGTTTTGAACTTTCAGACCGCGTCAAACGGCTGATGAACCGTACCGAAAATGAACTGCAACACATTGACGGACAACGAAAATCGCTGGGGGACGTTACACCGGAAGTATATGCCCAAACCAAAACCGACCTTCAGAACGCGCAGACGTTGCTGAAACAGGGAAAAGAGCAATTGACGCGAAAACAAAACGAAGAAAAGGCCATTGAGGCCTTGATGAAACTGTTTAACCGTTTGCTTGAAATTGAAGAAGAGATCAAAAAAGCCGAAGCTCAAACCGAACTGTTTCAACAACGCCGACAGCGGCTGCAACAGTTTGAGCAGTGTCAGCTGAGTTTCAAGCCTTTGTTTGACCGCAAACAGGATATTGCCACTTACATCCGACGCGATACCGAAAAGCAGGAAGTACTTCAGAAAGCATTCGATACCTTACAGGACACGCTGACCAAGAATCAGTATGCCCTCGACGAACTGCGCCCGGCCCACGAAAAATGCAGCCAAAGCTTGGTCGAGATTGATGATATGAAAACAATCATCACCCTAAAAAAAGCGGAAACGGAGCGCAACACCCTTCAAAAACGGATCGAAGACGGCAAAGAAAAATTTCGGCTTCGGCAGGGGGCGCTCAAAGACCGCAAAACGTCCTATGGGAAACTGAAGGAGAACAAAGCCGCGCTCCGAAATCAATTGCCCGACGTGACCGTTTTGTTGGAGATCAGGAATTGGTTTGACCGAAAAGAAGGGCTTTTGAAAGAAAAGGAAGCCCTGAAAACGCAAGCCAACGACATCGTAAAAAAGGAGAAAATCTCCGTTGATGCCAAATCAGCGCTGTTTACGGAAGAGATTCTGAAGTTACTTCCCCAAATTTCGCGGGAGCAATCGTTTGAAACAATCTATGAACAAATTGATATCGCACGTCGGCAGCTTACCCAACAGGCGGAGGCGCTGAACCCCGAGATTTTGCACCTCAATACCCAAAAAGCCCTGCAACAATACGCCGGGGCCTTGCAGGACGGCGAGCCCTGTCCGCTCTGCGGTGCCGAGCACCACCCGCACACGCTGACCGCCGATACCGATTATAACGCACTCATTCGTCAGTTGCAGCAGCGGCAGGAACAACTCAAAACTACCGCTGCTCACACGCTGGGACAACTGGAAAGACAATTCAGCAAAGTGGAAAAAGACCTGGCGTTGGTGCAATCCCAAAAGCAGGAAGTAAAAAAGTATTGGGACACAAAAGCGGAAGAGATTCGTGCCCACGAAGCCCTGTTTAAATGGGAAAATGCCGATGCCACCGACCGCAAACCGGTGGACCTGGCCCTCGAACAGGCCAAATCGCTTCAAGGCACCCTGAATGAGGTGGAAAAACAACTCGAAACGGAAGAAAAAGGCATTCAGCAGGACGAAATCGAACTGAAAGAAAAGTACGAAAAACCCATCGAAAAATTCGGGCAGGAAATAGCTTCTTTGGACGGGACCATTCAACAGGCCACCCGCCAGCTCAAAGTCCTCCGCCTTGAGGAATACAGCAACGCAGACGTACCCACGCTGGAAAACAGGGCGCAAAAGCGCGAAGAGGAGTTAAAGAGCCTCATCCAACAATTTGAAAGGCTGGATATCACCGTGCGAAAACAACGGGATGAAATCGGCCCGTTGAGGGGCGAGATCGCGGGGTTGAAAACAAACATCGCCAACCACCAAATTGACCTGAAGAAGATCACCGACGAGATTCGGAGTCTTTTACACGCCAACCAACTCGCGTCGGAAGAAAGTGTGGCGGAGATTTTGGGATGGAAATTAGACGCAGTACGCGAACGGGAAGTAATTGCAGACTTTGATCGCAATCTGTTTGCTTTGCGGAAAGAGCGCGACGACCTGCAACACACCACCAAAGACCAAAAGTTGGACCCGGAACTGTATGCAGCTTTATTGAAAGAGATCGAACTGCTTGAACAATCCATTGAAAAATGGACGGGTGAACTGGGAAGATTGACCGATACCGAGCAAAAACAAGCCCGGCAATTGCAGCAACAGGCCGAATTGCTCGCCCAAAAAGCAGCCCTCGAACTGCGGCAAACCGACCTCAAAACACTCGAAAAACTCTTTAAAGGAAGCGGATTTGTCAATTATGTGTCGTCGGTGTATTTGCAGAATCTGTGCAATCAGGCCAATGCGCGATTCCATCGCATGACGCGCCAACAGCTGCAACTGGAAATCAACGAGTCCAATAACTTTCAGGTCCGTGATCTGCTCAACGATGGCAAAACCCGGGCGTTAAATACGCTCTCGGGCGGGCAGAAGTTTCAGGCCGCCCTATCGCTGGCCTTGGCCCTGGCCGATAACGTGAACAGTCAGATCACCTCGCAGGAAAACTTTTTCTTTTTGGATGAAGGGTTTGGCTCACTGGACAGAGAATCGCTGCAAACGGTTTTTGATACCTTAAAATCCCTGCGCAAAGAGAACCGGGTCGTGGGGGTGATCTCGCACGTGGAAGAAATGCAGCAGGAAATTGACCGCTATCTCCATATCACCAACGACGAAGAACGGGGAAGCTTTGTCCGCCTTTTCTGA